One segment of Agromyces albus DNA contains the following:
- a CDS encoding FadR/GntR family transcriptional regulator, with protein MAADASDAPRAWQSVLEHIESQLLEGRLRPGDRLPGERALSVELGVGRSSVREAIRVLEVLGLIRTQSGSGPSAGAIIISTPGGGMSALMRLQVAASGFPVADIVRTRLILEASVAGDLADATPAPDLTAADRLLDAMDSPTLTPQEFLALDAAFHLALAEASGNQVITATMAGLRSGIEGYALQGLAALTDWHATSARLRTEHRGIVEAIRATDAAAARTRIHDHISGYYAETFIDPARIPATAAPTDPTAPTPTPTTTPAR; from the coding sequence ATGGCAGCTGACGCATCCGACGCTCCCCGCGCCTGGCAGAGCGTGCTCGAGCACATCGAGTCACAGCTCCTCGAGGGTCGGCTGCGCCCGGGCGATCGGCTTCCCGGCGAGCGCGCCCTCTCGGTCGAGTTGGGGGTCGGCCGCTCGAGCGTGCGCGAGGCGATCCGCGTGCTCGAGGTGCTCGGACTCATCCGCACCCAATCGGGCTCGGGGCCGAGCGCCGGCGCGATCATCATCTCGACGCCGGGCGGCGGCATGAGCGCCCTCATGCGCCTGCAGGTCGCGGCGAGCGGATTCCCCGTCGCCGACATCGTGCGCACGCGCCTCATCCTCGAGGCCTCCGTCGCGGGCGACCTCGCCGATGCTACTCCCGCGCCCGACCTCACCGCGGCCGACCGGCTGCTCGACGCCATGGACTCCCCCACGCTCACGCCCCAGGAGTTCCTCGCGCTCGACGCGGCCTTCCACCTCGCACTCGCCGAGGCCTCCGGCAACCAGGTGATCACCGCGACGATGGCCGGCCTGCGCAGCGGCATCGAGGGCTACGCGCTGCAGGGGCTCGCCGCCCTCACCGATTGGCACGCGACATCCGCTCGCCTTCGAACCGAGCACCGCGGCATCGTCGAGGCGATCAGGGCCACGGATGCCGCAGCCGCCCGCACCCGCATCCACGACCACATCTCGGGCTACTACGCCGAGACCTTCATCGATCCCGCCCGCATCCCCGCAACCGCCGCCCCGACCGACCCGACCGCCCCCACCCCGACCCCCACCACCACACCCGCGAGATGA